A window of Aliarcobacter trophiarum LMG 25534 contains these coding sequences:
- the metX gene encoding homoserine O-acetyltransferase MetX: MKIETKIAKFNEPLYLESGRLLEEFEIIYETYGTLNEDKSNVIIICHALSGSHHAAGRYENEAKAGWWDKFIGDGKTIDTKKYFVICSNNIGSSYGSTSPLSINPSTKKEYRLKFPVLTISDIVNAQMKLYEKLGIKNAIAVIGGSMGGMQTLSYAIEHPTFAKHYIALACTAYTRPWVIALNKIAIEAIRHDKAFKNGEYLKDDLKASGLVGLAVGRMAGLIAYLSPNLFNKKFGRDYVSTDGLYELFGRFEIEKYLEYNSYSFPKFFDPLSYLYICKTINIFDAGRNKDKLEDSFLKIEGKLHLISFKDDMLFFKEEMEEIRDIMEKIGKKEQTTYLEVDSSSGHDSFLVEVEKFEGHIKNILLS; the protein is encoded by the coding sequence TTGAAAATAGAGACAAAAATTGCAAAGTTTAATGAACCTTTATATCTTGAAAGTGGAAGGCTACTTGAAGAGTTTGAGATTATTTATGAAACTTATGGAACATTAAATGAAGATAAATCAAATGTAATTATTATTTGCCATGCTTTATCAGGAAGTCATCATGCAGCTGGTCGTTATGAAAATGAGGCAAAAGCTGGTTGGTGGGATAAGTTCATTGGAGATGGAAAAACTATTGATACCAAAAAATATTTTGTAATTTGTTCAAATAATATTGGAAGCTCTTATGGTTCTACAAGTCCTCTTAGTATAAATCCAAGTACAAAAAAAGAGTATAGATTAAAATTCCCTGTTTTAACAATTTCAGATATTGTAAATGCTCAGATGAAGCTTTATGAAAAACTAGGTATAAAAAATGCTATCGCAGTTATTGGTGGAAGTATGGGTGGAATGCAAACTTTAAGCTATGCAATAGAGCATCCAACATTTGCAAAACACTATATTGCACTAGCTTGTACTGCATATACAAGACCTTGGGTAATTGCTTTAAATAAAATTGCAATTGAGGCTATTAGACATGATAAAGCTTTTAAAAACGGTGAATATTTAAAAGATGATTTAAAAGCTAGTGGTTTAGTTGGACTTGCTGTTGGTAGAATGGCTGGTTTGATTGCCTATTTAAGCCCAAATTTGTTTAATAAAAAATTTGGAAGAGATTATGTAAGTACAGATGGTCTTTATGAACTTTTTGGAAGATTTGAGATAGAAAAGTATCTTGAGTATAACTCATATAGTTTTCCAAAATTTTTTGACCCACTATCGTATTTATATATTTGTAAAACCATAAATATTTTCGATGCAGGAAGAAATAAAGATAAACTAGAAGATAGTTTTTTAAAAATTGAGGGAAAACTTCACTTAATATCTTTTAAGGATGATATGCTTTTTTTTAAAGAAGAGATGGAAGAGATAAGAGATATTATGGAAAAAATTGGTAAAAAAGAGCAAACAACATATTTAGAGGTTGATAGCTCAAGTGGGCACGACTCATTTTTGGTTGAAGTTGAGAAGTTTGAAGGGCATATAAAAAATATTTTATTGAGTTAG
- a CDS encoding peptidylprolyl isomerase, with product MITWMQRHKKWLVITIWISTIAFVGAGFVGWGSYNYGTKGGVVATVGDKEISVEEYSREYSNLYSQYSQIFGASFNKELAEQLRLKDIAFAQLMQKNLLMSYGSSLGLIVTDEEIAKELINYEEFKVDGKFNKNKYVAILQQNRMSPQDFENSLRNSIMFQKVQALFTIEPTANEIENISKLLFLEDDITYKILTLDDVDVTIDENELKKYFDENQNSYKSEVSYDLEIKEFALLSANATQEDIQNHFDKFKSDYKFDDGKIKSFEEAKEEIIKDLDENFTKKEALSLYLKLKKSEDNFDKKVTYSQNKIPFLAENVEKIKELKKDEILKPFFENNRFYIVKLVKTNPSVNLTFDEAKTKVIEDFKLSLKAKKLDELAQNSLKDFKGNDAVGVNRASAAKIKGLNEQEAIEFLGQLFASSTKDGIAKVGSKVVLYRVNSSKMASYDKAKDSFVLDEIKQVQNSDLLSNLLKKLENSIAIKTLMQTKE from the coding sequence ATGATAACTTGGATGCAAAGACATAAAAAGTGGTTGGTTATTACGATTTGGATTAGTACTATTGCCTTTGTAGGTGCTGGATTTGTAGGTTGGGGCTCGTATAATTACGGAACTAAAGGTGGAGTAGTAGCGACTGTTGGAGATAAAGAGATTAGTGTTGAAGAGTACAGCCGTGAGTATTCAAACCTTTATAGTCAATATTCACAAATTTTTGGAGCATCTTTTAATAAAGAGTTAGCAGAACAATTAAGATTAAAAGATATTGCATTTGCTCAACTTATGCAGAAAAATCTTCTTATGTCTTATGGTAGCTCTTTAGGATTAATTGTAACTGATGAAGAGATAGCAAAAGAGTTGATTAATTATGAAGAGTTTAAAGTAGATGGTAAATTTAATAAAAATAAGTATGTTGCTATTTTGCAACAAAATAGAATGTCTCCTCAAGATTTTGAAAATAGCCTAAGAAATTCAATAATGTTTCAAAAAGTACAAGCTCTTTTTACTATAGAACCAACAGCTAATGAGATAGAGAATATTAGTAAATTACTTTTTTTAGAAGATGATATTACTTATAAAATATTAACTTTAGATGATGTTGATGTAACTATTGATGAAAATGAGTTAAAAAAATATTTTGATGAAAATCAAAACTCATATAAAAGTGAAGTATCGTATGATTTAGAGATAAAAGAGTTTGCTCTTTTATCTGCTAATGCTACACAAGAAGATATACAAAATCACTTTGATAAATTTAAAAGTGATTATAAATTTGATGATGGAAAAATAAAATCTTTTGAAGAGGCAAAAGAGGAGATTATAAAAGATTTAGATGAGAATTTTACAAAAAAAGAGGCTCTTTCTTTATATTTAAAACTTAAAAAATCTGAAGATAATTTTGATAAAAAGGTAACTTACTCACAAAATAAAATACCATTTTTAGCTGAAAATGTTGAAAAAATAAAAGAGCTAAAAAAAGATGAAATTTTAAAACCATTTTTTGAAAATAATAGATTTTATATAGTAAAGCTAGTAAAAACAAATCCATCTGTGAATTTAACATTTGATGAGGCAAAAACAAAAGTTATTGAAGATTTCAAGCTTAGTTTAAAAGCTAAAAAGTTAGATGAATTAGCTCAAAACAGTTTAAAAGATTTTAAAGGAAATGATGCAGTTGGTGTAAATAGAGCAAGTGCTGCTAAAATAAAAGGATTAAATGAGCAAGAAGCGATAGAGTTTTTAGGGCAACTTTTTGCTAGTTCTACAAAGGATGGTATTGCAAAAGTTGGTTCAAAAGTTGTTTTATATAGAGTAAATAGTTCAAAAATGGCATCTTATGATAAAGCAAAAGATAGTTTTGTACTAGATGAAATAAAGCAAGTTCAAAATTCTGATTTATTGTCAAATTTACTTAAAAAACTTGAAAATAGTATTGCAATAAAAACATTAATGCAGACAAAGGAGTAG
- a CDS encoding Y-family DNA polymerase, whose product MFIHIDLDCYFVSAHRTLDKSLIGIPVAVGGKSNVDIFSNTRVKRKMATNRASFSSKILDNEDEKNGIDYFIDENSRVRGIITTASYEARAFGIKTAMSVNEALQLCPNLKMIAPKYSLYDELSSKLKKLLEVEIPLVEQFSIDEFFGDLSGYISENEAKEFAIKLKNKIFNELQLPCSIGLANTKYLSKLMTNEAKPNGVKLLKKEDIEEFTKDILIENFTGIGKAFCEKLSGYNIKTLGDIRKNKDLFYSFGKIGVDTYNRVCGIKDNKLTINKERKSLGIGRSFDVVFSREEIKRRVMILSRYLSFIVKKEEYNPLSFQIQIRYEYNIKSKAQENSNKIFNEFDFKNSMIKLFLSADKHRNYGVVQLYITVFNFAKKGEHTFNLFEYEDDLKKDKLGENIQILREKFGVDILKNASELS is encoded by the coding sequence ATGTTTATTCATATTGATTTAGATTGCTATTTTGTATCAGCACATAGAACTCTGGATAAGAGCTTAATAGGTATTCCAGTTGCAGTTGGAGGAAAAAGTAATGTAGATATTTTTTCAAATACAAGAGTAAAAAGAAAAATGGCAACAAATCGTGCTAGTTTTTCAAGTAAAATCCTAGATAATGAAGATGAAAAAAATGGAATAGATTATTTTATTGATGAAAATAGTAGAGTAAGAGGAATTATAACAACAGCATCTTATGAAGCAAGAGCCTTTGGAATAAAAACAGCTATGAGTGTAAATGAAGCTTTACAACTTTGTCCAAATTTAAAGATGATAGCACCAAAATATAGTCTGTATGATGAGTTATCTTCTAAACTAAAAAAGCTATTGGAAGTTGAAATTCCTCTTGTTGAACAATTTTCTATTGATGAATTTTTTGGTGATTTAAGTGGTTATATCTCTGAAAATGAGGCTAAAGAGTTTGCTATTAAGCTAAAAAATAAGATATTTAATGAGTTACAACTTCCTTGCTCTATTGGTTTAGCAAATACAAAATATCTATCAAAACTTATGACAAATGAAGCAAAACCAAATGGAGTTAAACTATTAAAAAAAGAGGATATAGAAGAGTTTACAAAAGATATTTTGATTGAAAACTTTACAGGTATTGGAAAAGCTTTTTGTGAAAAGTTATCTGGCTACAACATAAAAACTTTGGGTGATATTAGAAAAAATAAAGATTTATTCTACTCTTTTGGAAAAATTGGAGTTGATACTTATAATAGAGTTTGTGGAATAAAAGATAATAAATTAACAATAAATAAAGAGAGAAAAAGTCTAGGAATTGGTAGAAGTTTTGATGTGGTTTTTAGTAGAGAAGAGATTAAAAGAAGAGTTATGATTTTAAGTAGATATTTAAGTTTTATTGTAAAAAAAGAGGAATATAATCCTCTATCTTTTCAAATTCAAATTAGATATGAGTACAATATAAAATCAAAAGCTCAAGAAAATAGCAATAAAATTTTTAATGAATTTGATTTCAAAAACTCCATGATAAAACTATTTTTAAGTGCTGATAAACATAGAAATTATGGAGTTGTACAGTTATATATAACAGTTTTTAACTTTGCAAAGAAAGGTGAACATACCTTTAATCTCTTTGAATATGAAGATGATTTAAAAAAAGATAAACTAGGAGAAAATATACAAATTTTAAGAGAAAAATTTGGTGTTGATATATTAAAAAATGCTTCTGAACTAAGTTAA
- the ftsZ gene encoding cell division protein FtsZ, which yields MPTKALSNNLPKIAVIGVGGGGCNMINHMIEEGSHRIDLIVANTDLKVLHISKAPKKIELGPMLTNGFGAGMDPEVGRNAALESYEEIKETLKGADIVFVAAGLGGGTGTGAAPIIAKAAREVGALTVSVVTKPFGFEGRMRAALANLGLEELKKVSDSLIVIANDKLREAVDETIGIKNAFKVTDNILYQAVNGMSQVILNAGSGNDINADFADVKTIMKHKGIALMGIGKAKGDEATSRALDNAINSPLLEKVPLDGAKGILIHFTISPEISLFAIEDVMNNINNRVDINAQIIFGTTTDTDFERDEVKITIIATGFESKNEIKEEQKDSDEDEIEAIKVEAVESTLDTPPLMRGYTVEYPLH from the coding sequence ATGCCTACAAAAGCACTATCAAATAACCTTCCAAAAATTGCAGTAATCGGTGTTGGTGGAGGTGGTTGTAATATGATTAATCATATGATAGAAGAGGGAAGTCATAGGATTGATTTAATAGTTGCAAATACAGATTTAAAAGTGCTTCATATATCAAAAGCTCCAAAAAAGATTGAACTAGGACCTATGCTTACAAATGGCTTTGGTGCTGGAATGGATCCTGAAGTTGGAAGAAATGCAGCTTTAGAGAGTTATGAAGAGATAAAAGAGACTTTAAAAGGTGCTGATATTGTTTTTGTAGCAGCTGGATTAGGTGGTGGTACAGGAACAGGTGCTGCTCCGATAATCGCAAAAGCAGCTAGAGAAGTTGGAGCTTTGACTGTTTCTGTTGTTACTAAACCTTTTGGTTTTGAAGGTCGAATGAGAGCAGCTTTAGCTAATTTAGGTCTTGAAGAGCTTAAAAAAGTTAGCGATTCTTTGATTGTTATTGCAAATGATAAATTAAGAGAAGCTGTTGATGAGACAATTGGTATAAAGAATGCTTTTAAAGTTACAGATAATATTTTGTATCAAGCAGTAAATGGTATGAGTCAGGTTATTTTAAATGCTGGAAGTGGAAATGATATAAATGCCGATTTTGCTGATGTTAAAACTATTATGAAACATAAAGGTATCGCTCTTATGGGAATTGGAAAAGCAAAAGGAGATGAAGCAACAAGTAGAGCTTTGGATAATGCTATTAACTCTCCATTACTTGAAAAAGTACCTTTAGATGGAGCAAAAGGTATTTTAATACACTTTACAATAAGCCCAGAGATTTCACTTTTTGCTATTGAAGATGTAATGAATAATATAAATAATAGAGTTGATATAAATGCTCAGATTATTTTTGGAACTACAACTGATACTGATTTTGAAAGAGATGAAGTAAAAATTACTATTATTGCAACTGGATTTGAATCTAAAAATGAGATAAAAGAGGAGCAAAAAGATAGTGATGAAGATGAGATTGAGGCTATAAAAGTAGAAGCAGTTGAAAGTACTCTTGATACTCCACCTCTTATGAGAGGTTATACTGTAGAGTATCCGCTTCACTAA
- a CDS encoding YeeE/YedE family protein has translation MFDLEVYEIVFIAFFAIAFIFGFFAQQKQFCFSGSIKDYIQIKSTRRAASVIMAMIVAIISTQLFAYIYDINLSSSSYFKSNINYFAIVFGGALFGAGMMIADGCSSRSIVKFAQGDANALVTLIFIAIFAFASTKGILFSLVNGFINNQFMIDISNYLSNFTLNIYFVLAILILILGYFTKKVKRVFTLYDGFIIGLLIGFAWFISGYIGAESFEKSVQVQALSFVFPSAKTLEFFTFFEITELSIGVCIVLGAVLGAYLSTLFNKKYSFGCTSKINFNKLKYNMIGGSMMGIGGIMAIGCTVGQGLSGISTLLFSSFLAIISIGISGFITGKILHKRDKLPMCFLFEWEDNTKQKPLDYEI, from the coding sequence GTGTTTGACTTAGAAGTTTATGAAATTGTTTTTATAGCATTTTTTGCTATTGCTTTTATATTTGGTTTTTTTGCCCAACAAAAGCAGTTTTGTTTTAGTGGGAGTATAAAAGATTATATACAAATCAAATCTACAAGAAGAGCTGCTAGTGTTATTATGGCAATGATTGTAGCAATTATTTCTACTCAACTTTTTGCATATATTTATGATATAAATTTGAGTTCAAGTAGCTATTTTAAGAGTAATATAAACTATTTTGCAATAGTTTTTGGTGGAGCTTTATTTGGTGCTGGAATGATGATAGCAGATGGTTGTAGCAGTAGAAGTATAGTAAAGTTTGCACAAGGAGATGCAAATGCACTTGTAACTCTTATTTTTATCGCAATTTTTGCATTCGCTAGTACAAAAGGTATTTTATTTAGCTTAGTAAATGGATTTATAAACAACCAATTTATGATAGATATTTCTAACTATTTATCAAATTTTACTCTAAATATCTACTTTGTTTTAGCTATTTTAATCTTGATTTTAGGATATTTCACAAAAAAAGTTAAAAGAGTTTTCACTCTATATGATGGTTTTATTATTGGACTTTTAATTGGTTTTGCTTGGTTTATATCAGGGTATATTGGGGCAGAAAGTTTTGAAAAAAGTGTACAAGTTCAAGCTTTAAGCTTTGTATTTCCTAGTGCAAAAACTTTAGAGTTTTTTACATTTTTTGAAATAACAGAATTATCTATTGGAGTTTGCATTGTTTTAGGAGCAGTTTTAGGGGCATATTTATCAACACTTTTTAATAAAAAATATAGCTTTGGATGTACTTCAAAAATCAACTTCAACAAATTAAAATATAATATGATAGGTGGTTCTATGATGGGAATTGGTGGAATTATGGCTATTGGATGTACAGTTGGACAAGGATTAAGTGGTATTTCTACACTTTTATTCAGCTCATTTTTAGCAATAATATCTATTGGAATTTCTGGATTTATAACAGGAAAGATACTTCATAAAAGAGATAAACTTCCTATGTGCTTCTTATTTGAGTGGGAAGACAATACAAAACAAAAACCTTTGGATTATGAGATATAG
- the ftsA gene encoding cell division protein FtsA gives MNNTNDIFLTINIGSSITSAVISKPKYDLDNSIDILGFGSQESVGVNKGLITNIEDVSRTIKDAILQAKESVTESIGTTVVSISGNYTRGTRSTGYVTIPNGLVSETDINQAMQMALSNSTILPDYDVVHVIPLFFKVDDQEVENPFNMNGSKLEASVYIVTAKRNALINIKSALKIFGIDDVRFVLDSYAASLAVLDDQQKRIGAVVINLGATTTEFVYHKGNSIIYNGFIPVGSKNITNDLSLMLNTPLRTAEKIKIEYGSLIKDYFGNGEVGPSNVGVSQINDEEYFKEFPLGHIQTIIHARVEELLVLVKNELKKNALLDNIGSGIVLTGGMSELGGIKELTKNIFEKIPVTVSSPKNLQNSFRVSFDEPNMATTVGLIMFALGMNRGYQLDSSKKLIRPIRKGQSPEKFTIPTSSHSSQVGVDMRIRTNDTILEPLPKDKKKKGFGILKRLQEWF, from the coding sequence TTGAATAATACAAATGATATTTTTCTTACAATAAATATTGGTTCTAGCATTACAAGTGCTGTAATTTCTAAACCAAAATATGATTTAGATAATAGTATTGATATTTTGGGTTTTGGTTCACAAGAGAGTGTTGGAGTAAATAAAGGTCTTATAACAAATATAGAAGATGTTTCAAGAACAATAAAAGATGCAATACTTCAAGCAAAAGAGAGTGTAACAGAGAGTATTGGAACAACTGTTGTATCAATTTCTGGAAATTATACAAGAGGTACAAGATCAACTGGTTATGTAACAATTCCAAATGGTTTGGTTTCTGAAACAGATATTAATCAAGCAATGCAAATGGCACTATCAAACTCAACAATTTTACCAGATTATGATGTAGTGCATGTAATACCTTTATTTTTTAAAGTAGATGATCAAGAGGTCGAAAATCCTTTTAATATGAATGGTTCAAAACTTGAAGCATCTGTATATATTGTAACTGCAAAAAGAAATGCACTAATAAATATAAAATCAGCCCTTAAAATATTTGGAATAGATGATGTAAGATTTGTGCTTGATTCATATGCTGCTTCTTTAGCAGTTTTAGATGATCAACAAAAAAGAATAGGTGCAGTTGTTATTAATTTAGGTGCTACAACAACTGAGTTTGTATATCATAAAGGGAACTCTATAATTTATAATGGATTTATTCCAGTTGGTTCAAAAAATATTACAAATGATCTATCTTTGATGTTAAATACACCTTTAAGAACGGCTGAAAAGATAAAAATCGAGTATGGGTCTTTAATAAAAGATTATTTTGGAAATGGAGAAGTTGGACCATCTAATGTTGGAGTTTCTCAAATCAATGATGAAGAGTATTTTAAAGAGTTTCCTTTAGGGCATATTCAAACAATTATTCATGCAAGAGTAGAAGAACTTTTAGTTTTAGTAAAAAATGAGTTAAAAAAGAATGCTCTGCTTGATAATATTGGTTCTGGAATAGTTTTAACAGGTGGAATGAGTGAACTTGGTGGAATAAAAGAGCTTACAAAAAATATTTTTGAGAAAATTCCAGTAACTGTTTCTTCTCCAAAAAATCTCCAAAACTCTTTTAGAGTTAGTTTTGATGAACCAAATATGGCAACAACTGTTGGATTAATTATGTTTGCTTTGGGAATGAATAGAGGTTATCAATTAGATTCAAGTAAAAAATTAATAAGACCAATAAGAAAAGGTCAAAGCCCTGAGAAATTTACGATTCCTACATCTTCACACTCTTCTCAAGTTGGAGTTGATATGAGAATAAGAACAAATGATACAATCTTAGAGCCTTTACCAAAAGATAAAAAGAAAAAAGGGTTTGGTATTTTGAAAAGATTACAGGAGTGGTTTTAA
- a CDS encoding AAA family ATPase gives MEISEKNFNLSGVLKKVLYKNDETKYTIAVLENNQKICGVYFDADIEKLLGEEIILTGNWITHSKYGVQFEFNTLQVKEHELFFFLTKIIKGFTKKSATEILEKYGEEGLIKILDENPNELLSVKGIKEKKLKSILNSWHSFKHLRELGAFLGKFGVTSNLITKIYSTFSEVENLIEKIKQNPYILINIKGIGFKRADEIAKALGIEPKSPFRIKACLNYTLREYCDNNGNSSIDKFHLFKLLDDSLRFSKEELLYENILVEMLAKEEIYSTSKNRIALSMLYHCEKKILDFFNIRKDIKNKKIIENFDEYLEKKQKTLGFTLSSEQQKAVELINFGEKTLFLIGYAGTGKSTSSRAILELLEEIVSYDDIITIALSGIASQRISDTTGYNSSTIQSLLVKHKDKDFFPYKVILLDEASMVNSITFFQIISKISDDTIFIIVGDDGQLPAIGAGNILADSIKFDLAPICKLTKIYRQNENQAIAVIANDIRKGELPNYKEEYDDFKFVDVSIGNYYSMKNSLSQNEFSDMRGENSDYILNNILNIASNYIQNYYDFIKDKNIGKALTLFQVITPMKGGVLGVENLNIELQRLFNHTKNRSLKIKDIEYKLTDKVIHIKNENMKAQTMSMYKSNSSEFMERRVYNGQLGLIIKLDFDDKKCVVLYPNDDMVVFYDFDNIHHLLNLAYCLTIHKTQGMEYENALIPMSFSHYIMHNTKLLYTAITRAKNMCFIVGEEEAFKSACKKIEVTIRESVINDLLSNKDKKTETNSLSISV, from the coding sequence ATGGAAATTAGCGAAAAAAACTTTAATCTCAGTGGAGTTTTAAAGAAGGTTTTATATAAAAATGATGAAACAAAATATACTATTGCTGTTTTAGAAAATAACCAAAAAATTTGTGGAGTATATTTTGATGCAGATATTGAAAAACTTCTTGGTGAAGAGATAATATTAACTGGAAACTGGATAACTCATAGTAAATATGGTGTTCAATTTGAGTTTAATACTTTACAAGTAAAAGAGCATGAACTATTCTTTTTTCTTACAAAAATAATTAAAGGCTTTACAAAAAAATCAGCAACAGAGATTTTGGAAAAATATGGGGAAGAGGGTTTAATAAAGATTTTAGATGAAAACCCAAATGAGCTTTTAAGTGTAAAAGGTATAAAGGAGAAGAAATTAAAATCTATTTTAAACTCTTGGCACTCTTTCAAGCATCTTAGAGAGTTAGGTGCTTTTTTGGGGAAATTTGGAGTTACTTCAAATCTAATTACAAAAATATATTCAACTTTTAGTGAAGTTGAAAATTTAATTGAAAAGATAAAACAAAACCCCTATATTTTGATAAATATAAAAGGAATAGGATTTAAAAGAGCAGATGAGATAGCAAAAGCTTTGGGGATAGAACCTAAATCACCTTTTAGGATAAAAGCTTGTTTAAATTATACTTTAAGAGAGTATTGCGACAACAACGGTAACTCTTCAATAGATAAATTTCATCTTTTTAAACTATTAGATGATAGTTTGAGGTTTTCAAAAGAAGAGTTACTTTATGAAAATATTTTAGTTGAAATGTTGGCAAAAGAGGAGATATATTCTACAAGCAAAAATCGTATTGCTCTTTCAATGTTATACCATTGTGAAAAAAAGATATTAGATTTTTTTAATATAAGAAAAGATATTAAAAATAAAAAAATCATAGAAAATTTTGATGAATATTTAGAAAAAAAACAGAAAACTTTAGGCTTTACTTTAAGTAGTGAGCAACAAAAAGCGGTTGAGTTAATAAATTTTGGAGAAAAAACCCTATTTTTAATAGGATATGCAGGAACAGGAAAATCAACTTCAAGTAGGGCTATTTTAGAGCTTTTAGAAGAGATTGTTAGTTATGATGATATTATAACTATTGCTTTAAGTGGAATTGCTAGTCAAAGAATAAGTGATACAACTGGTTATAACTCAAGTACAATTCAAAGTTTATTGGTAAAACATAAAGATAAAGATTTTTTCCCATATAAAGTTATTTTATTAGATGAAGCTTCAATGGTAAACTCTATTACTTTTTTCCAAATAATAAGTAAAATAAGTGATGATACAATTTTTATAATTGTTGGAGATGATGGACAACTTCCAGCTATTGGAGCTGGAAATATATTAGCAGATAGTATAAAATTTGACCTAGCTCCTATTTGTAAACTAACAAAAATCTATAGACAAAATGAGAATCAAGCAATAGCAGTAATTGCAAACGATATAAGAAAAGGTGAATTACCAAATTACAAAGAAGAGTATGATGATTTCAAGTTTGTAGATGTCTCAATAGGAAACTACTACTCTATGAAAAATTCATTAAGTCAAAATGAGTTTTCAGATATGAGAGGTGAAAATAGTGACTATATTTTAAATAATATTTTAAATATTGCAAGTAATTATATACAAAATTACTATGATTTTATAAAAGATAAAAATATAGGAAAAGCTCTTACTCTTTTTCAAGTTATTACTCCAATGAAAGGTGGAGTTTTAGGAGTTGAGAATTTAAATATAGAACTTCAAAGATTGTTTAATCATACAAAAAATAGAAGTCTAAAGATAAAAGATATTGAGTATAAACTTACAGATAAAGTAATTCATATAAAAAATGAGAATATGAAAGCACAAACTATGAGTATGTATAAATCAAACTCTAGTGAATTTATGGAAAGAAGAGTTTATAATGGGCAGTTAGGCTTGATAATAAAATTGGATTTTGATGATAAAAAATGTGTCGTTTTATATCCAAATGATGATATGGTAGTATTTTATGACTTTGATAATATTCATCATCTTTTAAATTTAGCATACTGTCTAACAATTCATAAAACACAAGGAATGGAGTATGAGAATGCCCTAATTCCTATGAGTTTCTCACACTATATAATGCACAACACAAAACTACTCTACACAGCAATAACAAGAGCAAAAAATATGTGTTTTATTGTTGGAGAAGAAGAGGCTTTTAAAAGTGCTTGTAAAAAAATAGAGGTAACAATAAGAGAGAGTGTTATTAATGATCTTTTGAGCAATAAAGATAAAAAAACTGAAACAAATAGTTTATCTATAAGTGTTTAA
- a CDS encoding c-type cytochrome: MKKLAFLLALASLSFAVDYDPIRGEMLSLSCANCHGTDGKSTTSIPKIAGLDKNYMYQTLLEYKTGKRVDTHMMQKHTKGFTDEELEQLSYYFSKVK; the protein is encoded by the coding sequence ATGAAAAAACTAGCATTTTTACTTGCTTTAGCAAGTTTGTCATTTGCTGTAGACTATGACCCTATAAGAGGAGAGATGTTATCACTTTCTTGTGCAAACTGTCATGGAACAGATGGAAAATCAACTACTTCAATTCCAAAAATAGCGGGACTTGATAAAAACTATATGTATCAAACCTTACTTGAGTATAAAACAGGAAAAAGAGTTGATACTCATATGATGCAAAAGCACACAAAAGGTTTTACTGATGAAGAGCTTGAGCAACTATCTTACTACTTTTCAAAAGTTAAATAA
- the xseB gene encoding exodeoxyribonuclease VII small subunit has product MEDNIKNSDNTGFEEKIVKAKELLEKLSNPQITLNESMNLYQDGLKELESAQKLLEEAKLVFVTKNNNF; this is encoded by the coding sequence ATGGAAGATAATATAAAAAATAGTGATAATACAGGGTTTGAAGAGAAAATAGTAAAAGCAAAAGAGCTTTTAGAAAAACTTTCTAATCCCCAAATTACACTAAATGAGTCGATGAACTTGTATCAAGATGGTTTAAAAGAGCTTGAATCAGCTCAAAAATTGTTAGAAGAAGCAAAGCTAGTTTTTGTTACAAAAAATAATAACTTTTAA